In the genome of Dioscorea cayenensis subsp. rotundata cultivar TDr96_F1 chromosome 1, TDr96_F1_v2_PseudoChromosome.rev07_lg8_w22 25.fasta, whole genome shotgun sequence, one region contains:
- the LOC120262038 gene encoding 60S ribosomal protein L23A-like, with the protein MAPPAKANTKKPEAKTQALKVAKAVKTGASTLKKRSKKIRTSVTFHRPKTLKKERNPKYPRISAPPRNKLDHYQILKFPLTTESAMKKIEDNNTLVFIVDIRADKKKIKAAVKKMYDIQAKKVNTLIRPDGTKKAYVRLTPDYDALDVANKIGII; encoded by the exons ATGGCTCCACCGGCTAAAG CCAATACCAAGAAGCCAGAGGCAAAAACTCAGGCTTTGAAAGTTGCGAAGGCTGTGAAAACTGGAGCTTCTACCTTGAAGAAGAGATCCAAGAAGATCCGCACTTCTGTAACCTTTCATCGGCCCAAGACtttgaagaaagagagaaaccCCAAATATCCCAGAATCAGTGCCCCACCAAGAAACAAGCTAGACCACTACCAGATTCTGAAGTTCCCTTTGACTACTGAGTCTGCCATGAAGAAGATCGAGGACAACAATACACTTGTCTTCATTGTCGATATCCGTGCTGACAAGAAGAAGATTAAGGCAGCTGTGAAGAAGATGTATGACATTCAGGCGAAGAAAGTCAATACACTGATCAG GCCTGATGGCACGAAGAAGGCTTATGTGAGATTGACTCCGGACTATGATGCCTTAGATGTTGCTAACAAGATTGGTATCATCTAA